In a genomic window of Micromonospora cremea:
- the deoC gene encoding deoxyribose-phosphate aldolase: MTATTTSARSELSELGRSETALRTFLHGLPGVDQVGAEQRAAQLGTRSIKTTAKAQAIDLAIRMVDLTTLEGADTPGKVRALAAKAVRPDPADPSCPHVGAVCVYPAMVPYVAEVLRGSGVHLASVATAFPSGQAPLEIKLADTRAAVAAGADEIDMVINRGAFLAGRYKEVYDEIVATKEAAGDAHLKVILETGELATYDNVRRASWLAMLAGGDFIKTSTGKVPIAATLPVSLVMLEAVRDFRAATGRQVGVKPAGGIKTTKDAIKYLVMVNETVGADWLDPDWFRFGASSLLNDLLMQRTKLTTGVYSGPDYFTLD, encoded by the coding sequence ATGACGGCGACAACGACGTCGGCCCGGTCGGAGCTCTCCGAGCTGGGACGATCCGAGACCGCTCTGCGGACCTTCCTGCACGGCCTGCCCGGCGTGGACCAGGTCGGCGCGGAGCAGCGGGCGGCGCAGCTCGGCACCCGCTCCATCAAGACCACCGCCAAGGCGCAGGCGATCGACCTGGCGATCCGGATGGTGGACCTGACCACCCTTGAAGGGGCGGACACCCCGGGCAAGGTACGTGCGCTGGCCGCGAAGGCGGTCCGCCCGGACCCGGCCGACCCGTCCTGCCCGCATGTCGGCGCCGTCTGCGTCTACCCCGCGATGGTCCCGTACGTGGCGGAGGTGCTGCGCGGCAGCGGCGTACACCTGGCGAGCGTGGCGACCGCCTTCCCGTCGGGCCAGGCGCCGCTGGAGATCAAGCTCGCCGACACCCGGGCCGCCGTCGCGGCCGGCGCCGACGAGATCGACATGGTGATCAACCGGGGCGCGTTCCTGGCCGGCCGTTACAAGGAGGTCTACGACGAGATCGTGGCCACCAAGGAAGCCGCCGGGGACGCCCACCTCAAGGTGATCCTGGAGACCGGCGAGCTGGCCACCTACGACAACGTGCGCCGGGCCTCCTGGCTGGCCATGCTGGCCGGCGGCGACTTCATCAAGACCTCCACCGGCAAGGTCCCGATCGCCGCGACACTGCCGGTGAGCCTGGTGATGCTGGAGGCGGTCCGCGACTTCCGGGCCGCCACCGGGCGACAGGTCGGCGTGAAGCCGGCCGGCGGCATCAAGACCACCAAGGACGCGATCAAGTACCTGGTGATGGTCAACGAAACCGTCGGCGCGGACTGGCTCGACCCGGACTGGTTCCGCTTCGGCGCGTCCAGCCTGCTCAACGACCTGCTGATGCAGCGCACCAAGCTGACGACCGGCGTCTACTCCGGTCCCGACTACTTCACCCTGGACTGA
- the upp gene encoding uracil phosphoribosyltransferase, protein MDVHVIDHPLAQSRLTAMRDARTDSSTFRAALHELTTMLVYEAARSFPVERYPVQTPVTGTVGTRLANPPLLVPVLRAGLGMADAALGLLPESSMGFVGLARDEETYEPRAYMESLPRDLAGKPVLVLDPMLATGGSLEHSCRLLADRGCTDITVLCVLAAPVGIERLERSGLPLRLVTASIDEGLNDRMFIVPGLGDAGDRQFGGMPRF, encoded by the coding sequence GTGGATGTACACGTCATTGACCACCCGCTGGCACAGTCACGGCTGACCGCCATGCGGGACGCGCGCACCGATTCCTCGACGTTCCGGGCGGCGCTGCACGAACTGACCACCATGTTGGTGTACGAGGCGGCACGCTCCTTCCCCGTCGAGCGGTACCCGGTGCAGACGCCGGTCACCGGCACCGTCGGCACCCGGCTGGCCAACCCGCCGCTGCTGGTGCCGGTGCTGCGGGCCGGCCTCGGCATGGCGGACGCCGCGCTCGGCCTGCTGCCCGAGTCCTCGATGGGCTTCGTCGGCCTGGCCCGGGACGAGGAGACGTACGAGCCGCGCGCGTACATGGAGTCGCTGCCCCGGGATCTGGCCGGCAAGCCGGTGCTGGTGCTCGACCCGATGCTGGCCACCGGTGGTTCGCTGGAGCACTCCTGCCGGCTGCTGGCCGACCGGGGCTGCACCGACATCACCGTGCTCTGCGTGCTCGCCGCGCCGGTCGGCATCGAGCGGCTGGAACGCTCCGGTCTGCCGTTGCGCCTGGTCACGGCTTCGATCGACGAGGGGCTCAACGACCGGATGTTCATCGTCCCCGGGCTCGGCGACGCCGGCGACCGCCAGTTCGGCGGCATGCCCCGGTTCTGA
- a CDS encoding GOLPH3/VPS74 family protein, translating into MTGVALAEELLLLAYDDTTGKATMPRISLDLGMAAAVLVELALAGRIAYADGSLTVVDPTPTGEPVTDEVLGRIAADTPHTPASWVQRLRHGLRDRILGDLCQQGVVRDIDETELGFIHVHRYPVVNTSVEADTRQRLAEALTGAAAPDERTAALATLVVVLRMESALGMSGDAAADARRRLEEIATGAGFSGEVSIDDSVVRPSVGLVVAALAKAVDQALGKRH; encoded by the coding sequence ATGACTGGTGTTGCGCTCGCCGAGGAGCTTCTCCTCCTCGCCTACGACGACACGACCGGCAAGGCGACCATGCCGCGGATCAGCCTGGACCTCGGTATGGCCGCCGCGGTGCTGGTCGAGCTGGCCCTGGCCGGCCGGATCGCGTACGCCGACGGTTCCCTGACGGTGGTCGACCCGACACCCACCGGCGAGCCGGTCACCGACGAGGTGCTCGGCCGGATCGCCGCGGACACCCCGCACACCCCGGCCTCGTGGGTGCAGCGGCTGCGGCACGGCCTGCGCGACCGGATCCTCGGTGACCTGTGCCAGCAGGGTGTGGTCCGGGACATCGACGAGACCGAACTGGGCTTCATCCACGTGCACCGTTACCCGGTGGTGAACACCTCGGTGGAGGCGGACACCCGGCAGCGGCTGGCCGAGGCGCTGACCGGCGCGGCGGCGCCGGACGAGCGGACCGCCGCGTTGGCCACCCTCGTCGTGGTGCTGCGGATGGAATCCGCGCTCGGTATGAGCGGCGATGCCGCCGCCGACGCCCGCCGCCGGCTCGAGGAGATCGCCACCGGCGCCGGGTTCTCCGGCGAGGTGAGCATCGACGACTCGGTGGTCCGCCCCTCCGTCGGGCTGGTCGTCGCCGCCCTGGCGAAGGCCGTCGACCAGGCTCTCGGAAAACGCCACTGA
- a CDS encoding phospho-sugar mutase produces MAADTTDIDDIREQARRWLADDPDPASRDELTAMLDRLPTSAPELADRFAGPLTFGTAGLRGPLRAGPNGMNLAVVTQAAAGLVGWLAAQGGTGPLVIGYDARHGSRQFAERTAQVATGAGRPALLLPRPLPTPVLAYAVRKLGAVAGVMVTASHNPPQDNGYKVYLGAELGGELGAGAQIVPPADAGIEAAIRAVGPLTEVPLGRAGEVLGDDLVASYVERATAVIAPDGPRDLTVAYTPLHGVGAAVLTAAFARAGFPVPGVVPEQAEPDPAFPTVSFPNPEEPGAVDLLIALADSTGADLAIANDPDADRCAVVVRTGAPSARSEPASPAAASDDRQTWRMLRGDEVGALLADHLMRRGVTGLYATTIVSSSLLRAMCAARGLAYDETLTGFKWIVRAGGGSAPLVYGYEEALGYCVDPDHVRDKDGITAALTVAELAAGLKAQGRTLTDRLDELAAEFGVHHTDQLSVRVDDLREIADAMARIRAATPTTLLGHPVDSTQDLLPEADVVILRTGTARVVIRPSGTEPKLKAYLEVVEPVSDGDVAAARARAAAAIAQLRTEIAAALGL; encoded by the coding sequence ATGGCGGCGGACACCACTGACATCGACGACATTCGCGAGCAAGCCCGGCGCTGGCTCGCCGACGATCCCGACCCGGCCAGCCGGGACGAGCTGACGGCGATGTTGGACAGGCTGCCGACGAGCGCCCCGGAGCTGGCCGACCGGTTCGCCGGGCCGCTGACCTTCGGCACCGCGGGCCTGCGCGGCCCGCTGCGCGCCGGCCCGAACGGAATGAACCTCGCCGTGGTCACCCAAGCCGCCGCCGGCCTGGTCGGCTGGCTCGCCGCCCAGGGCGGCACCGGCCCGCTGGTGATCGGGTACGACGCCCGGCACGGCTCCCGCCAGTTCGCCGAGCGGACCGCCCAGGTGGCCACCGGGGCCGGGCGGCCGGCGTTGCTGCTGCCCCGCCCGCTGCCCACCCCGGTGCTGGCGTACGCGGTGCGCAAGCTCGGCGCGGTGGCCGGAGTGATGGTCACGGCCAGCCACAACCCGCCACAGGACAACGGTTACAAGGTCTACCTCGGTGCGGAGCTGGGCGGGGAGCTGGGCGCCGGAGCGCAGATCGTGCCGCCGGCCGACGCCGGCATCGAGGCCGCCATCCGGGCGGTCGGCCCGCTGACTGAGGTGCCGCTGGGCCGGGCCGGTGAGGTGCTGGGTGACGACCTGGTCGCCTCGTACGTCGAGCGGGCCACCGCCGTGATCGCGCCGGACGGGCCGCGGGACCTGACGGTGGCGTACACCCCGCTGCACGGGGTCGGTGCCGCGGTGCTCACCGCCGCCTTCGCCCGGGCCGGCTTCCCGGTGCCCGGGGTGGTGCCCGAGCAGGCCGAGCCGGACCCGGCGTTCCCCACCGTGTCGTTCCCCAACCCGGAGGAGCCGGGCGCGGTGGACCTGCTGATCGCGCTGGCCGACTCCACCGGCGCGGACCTCGCCATCGCCAACGACCCGGACGCGGACCGCTGCGCGGTCGTGGTCCGGACCGGTGCTCCGAGTGCGAGGAGTGAGCCGGCGAGCCCCGCAGCCGCGAGCGATGACCGGCAGACCTGGCGGATGCTGCGCGGCGACGAGGTGGGCGCGCTGCTGGCCGACCACCTGATGCGCCGCGGGGTGACCGGGCTCTACGCCACCACCATCGTCTCGTCGTCACTGCTGCGGGCGATGTGCGCGGCGCGTGGCCTGGCCTACGACGAGACGCTGACCGGCTTCAAGTGGATCGTCCGGGCGGGCGGCGGGAGCGCGCCGCTGGTCTACGGGTACGAGGAGGCGCTCGGCTACTGCGTCGACCCGGACCACGTCCGGGACAAGGACGGCATCACCGCCGCGCTGACCGTGGCCGAGCTGGCCGCCGGCCTCAAGGCGCAGGGCCGCACGCTGACGGACCGGCTGGACGAGCTGGCCGCCGAGTTCGGCGTGCACCACACCGACCAGCTCTCCGTCCGGGTGGACGACCTGCGGGAGATCGCCGACGCGATGGCCCGGATCCGGGCGGCCACCCCGACCACGCTGCTCGGGCACCCGGTCGACAGCACCCAGGACCTGCTCCCCGAGGCGGACGTGGTGATCCTGCGCACCGGGACCGCCCGGGTGGTGATCCGCCCGTCCGGGACCGAGCCGAAGCTCAAGGCGTACCTGGAGGTGGTCGAGCCGGTGTCCGACGGTGATGTCGCCGCCGCGCGAGCCCGCGCCGCCGCGGCGATCGCGCAGCTCCGCACCGAGATCGCCGCCGCCCTCGGCCTGTAG